GCCGCGGTGGGACGCGCCCTGCCCGACGGGATGCGCGGCAAGGACATGCTGCGCCGCGGCACCCTCGACATGGAGGACCGCTACTACGGCAATGCGCGCATCTTCCGCGAGGAGCAGCTGCCCGGCCTGCTGCGCACCTACGACCCCAATATCTCGTTCCACGATGTCACCGACCCGATCTACGCCCAGTCGAAGGGCTGGGATCCGGTGCAGCGGATGCAGGACATCGACCTGTTCACCTGGCTGCGCGGCGACATCCTGGTGAAGGCCGACAAGATGACGATGGCCAATTCGCTCGAACTGCGCGTGCCCTTCCTCGACAAGGAGGTGTTCGAGGTGGCCCGCCACATTCCCCTCAGCGAGAAGCTGGCGGACGGCACCACCAAGTACGCCCTGCGCAAGGCCCTCGAGCGGGTCGTTCCGCCCCATGTGCTGCACCGCCGCAAGCTCGGCTTCCCGGTGCCCACCCGTGTGTACCTGCGCGGCGATTCGTACGCCTGGGCGCGCGACATCATCCTCAACTCGCCCACCGACGAGTACATCAACCCGCAGGCCGTCATGAAGCTGCTCGACGAGCACCGCGACGGCGTGGCCGACCACTCGCGCCAGATCTGGACCGTGCTGGTGTTCATGCTGTGGTTCGACATCTTCGTGGCCGGCACGGTCACGCCCGAGGTTCCGCACCCGCAATACCCCGTGCGCCTCTAGCCGCGCACCGGCAGCGCCGGCCGGGCGGGCCCGACCCGCTCGGCCTGCCGCCGAGGGGTCGAGCCGTGGGACCGTCCGTGGCGCCTTGCGGGCCGCAATACATTGGGGCCTGCATTACGCGAAAGGACTCCCATGCCGAAACTGCGCTCAAAAACCACCTACGAGGGACGCCCCATGGCGGGCGCCCGTGCCCTGTGGCTTGCCACGGGTATGACCGAGAACGACTTCGGCAAGCCGATCGTGGCGATTGCGAACAGCTATACCGACTTCGTGCCCGGCCATGTGGGCCTCAAGAACGTCGGATCCATCGTCAAGAAGGCCATTGAGGCCGCCGGTGGCGTGGCCAAGGAGTTCAACACCATCGCCGTCGACGACGGCATCGCGATGGGCCATGGCGGCATGCTCTATTCCCTGCCCAGCCGCGAGGTGATCGCCGACTCGGTGGAATACATGTGCAATGCCCACCAGGCCGACGCGCTGGTGTGCATCTCGAACTGCGACAAGATCACCCCCGGCATGATGCTGGCCGCGCTGCGGCTCAACATCCCCACCGTGTTCGTCTCCGGCGGCGGCATGGAGTCGGGTCGTCCCGTCAAGCGCGACGACGGCACCGACACCACCCGCCTCGACCTGATCGACGCGATGACCGCCTCGGCCGACCCGTCGGTGTCCGACGACGAACTGAAGCGCATCGAGATGTCGGCCTGCCCCACGTGTGGCTCGTGTTCAGGCATGTTCACCGCCAATTCGATGAACTGCCTCACCGAGGCGATCGGCCTGTCACTGCCCGGAAATGGCACGACGCTGGCCACCTATGCCGCCCGCAAGCCGCTGTTCGAGCAGGCCGGCGCGCTGGTGGTGGAGCTGGCCAAGCGCTACTACGACGGCGACGACGAGTCGGTGCTGCCGCGCGCGATCGCCACGCGCGATGCCTTCGCGAATGCGATGACGATGGACATCGCAATGGGCGGATCGACCAATACGATCCTCCACCTGCTGGCCGCCGCCCAGGAGGGCGAGGTCGACTTCACCCAGGAGGACATCGACGAGCTGTCCCGCCGGGTGCCCTGCATCTGCAAGGTGGCCCCGAACAGCTCGCAGTACTTCCTGGAGGATGTGCACCGTGCCGGTGGCATCCCGGCGATCCTGGGCGAGCTCAACCGCGCCGGGCTGCTCCACGACGAGGTGCATTCGGTGCACCATGCGTCGCTGCAGGGCTTCCTGGACGATTGGGACGTGCGCGGCGGCAAGGCGAAGCCCGAGGCCTTCGAGCTGTACAAGGCGGCCCCCGGTGGTGTGCGCACCACCGAGATGTTCACCTCCACCAAGACCTA
The window above is part of the Propionibacterium freudenreichii subsp. freudenreichii genome. Proteins encoded here:
- the ilvD gene encoding dihydroxy-acid dehydratase, with the translated sequence MPKLRSKTTYEGRPMAGARALWLATGMTENDFGKPIVAIANSYTDFVPGHVGLKNVGSIVKKAIEAAGGVAKEFNTIAVDDGIAMGHGGMLYSLPSREVIADSVEYMCNAHQADALVCISNCDKITPGMMLAALRLNIPTVFVSGGGMESGRPVKRDDGTDTTRLDLIDAMTASADPSVSDDELKRIEMSACPTCGSCSGMFTANSMNCLTEAIGLSLPGNGTTLATYAARKPLFEQAGALVVELAKRYYDGDDESVLPRAIATRDAFANAMTMDIAMGGSTNTILHLLAAAQEGEVDFTQEDIDELSRRVPCICKVAPNSSQYFLEDVHRAGGIPAILGELNRAGLLHDEVHSVHHASLQGFLDDWDVRGGKAKPEAFELYKAAPGGVRTTEMFTSTKTYDELDTDEVNGCIRSVEHAYTTDGGLAVLHGNIAVDGCVVKTAGVPENQYVFRGPAAITESQEEAVEAILSKRIKAGDVVVVRYEGPKGGPGMQEMLYPTSYLKGVGLGPKCALITDGRFSGGSSGLSIGHMSPEAASGGNIGLVENGDIISIDIPNRTINVEVSDDELARRRAVREAKGWVPENRVRPVSNALKVFALLAQSADKGAARRQL